Proteins from one Megalopta genalis isolate 19385.01 chromosome 1, iyMegGena1_principal, whole genome shotgun sequence genomic window:
- the orion gene encoding chemokine-like protein orion isoform X2: protein MKKIKAAVYLLLLPVMWRATFGLQNDATAIDEMRHMLYEHTQALNDDLLRMNLNGLDAEKVLIKRFKEFGDVLERKYPDYDDNYANDNYDRLNSIWLWARTKNELNVIKGLYNVFRQMQHEIIDKNQELDLQKLANISDAILHDPNFSIVDKLSRIADFIVHDKLFVSAYQEAASQICSENQSLQQLLYNLYATVTLAEIQGYSMIQFSYMLLRMYNRGSNFTEEMELVKQQYAVRTSETVRAVKTAMAFAPRELWMCDSGNQKSNKTYTQLTQLFQGFIVNEVDLNAQKSCRENCAYYSYTKVHGCYMNQYCAQQPKCNGNVINCEFVDSDMWVCPASKNSNRRYEYVEYENGKIFGNKGTCKNSLTKVDSWWRWIFWHCSYCFCYCDNHNAKSDRYFSLHEVTSDTANNKVVTGIALKKVNQIIHIQIQEGQLLERGTINKTTVAWKPIKPFSILDRNVSNGVDYHTLVWEKRGLDLDDLMADQNHLVTGLKFRTIGSRLNLEIQVTPFNFTTGELMQPSINSFWISNDATDRAELQLKNPDIPTRMQLPSLPDSKKDQYVNFAPSDRQMDAAQNTIPFIDIQPVESKPPVPLAGAGVFHKGRSGSGGFVAMKLITYDFAPHLTVDLPPSPPVINSLPLSEIAVA from the exons atgaaaaaaataaaagctGCTGTATATTTGCTTCTCCTACCGGTAATGTGGAGAGCAACATTTGGCTTGCAAAATGATGCTACAGCAATTGATGAGATGAGACATATGCTCTACGAGCACACGCAAGCATTAAACGATGATCTGCTTCGGATGAACCTTAATGGACTCGACGCGGAGAAGGTCCTTATAAAAAGGTTCAAAGAGTTCGGCGACGTGTTGGAGCGAAAGTATCCGGACTACGATGATAATTATGCGAACGATAATTACGATCGATTGAACTCCATTTGGTTGTGGGCCCGGACAAAGAATGAATTGAACGTGATCAAGGGTCTATACAATGTTTTCAGACAGATGCAACATGAAATAATCGATAAAAATCAGGAACTCGATTTGCAGAAGTTAGCGAACATTTCGGATGCTATTTTACATGATCCTAACTTCTCCATAGTAGATAAACTATCTCGTATTGCCGATTTTATAGTGCATGATAAGTTGTTCGTTTCGGCTTATCAG GAGGCAGCATCGCAAATTTGCAGTGAAAATCAATCTCTCCAACAACTGCTCTACAACCTATATGCCACGGTTACTCTTGCAGAAATTCAAGGCTACAGCATGATTCAATTCTCCTACATGTTGCTGAGAATGTATAATCGAG GTTCTAACTTCACCGAAGAAATGGAGCTTGTGAAGCAACAGTATGCGGTAAGAACGTCCGAAACTGTAAGAGCCGTGAAAACCGCCATGGCTTTTGCACCCAGAGAACTCTGGATGTGCGACTCAGGGAATCAAAAATCAA ATAAAACGTACACACAACTAACACAACTATTTCAAGGATTCATCGTAAACGAAGTAGATCTGAATGCACAGAAATCTTGTAGAGAAAATTGCGCTTATTACAGTTACACGAAGGTACACGGATGCTATATGAATCAATATTGTGCCCAACAACCGAAATGTAACGGCAATGTAATAAATTGCGAGTTTGTCGATTCCGACATGTGGGTGTGTCCTGCG TCCAAGAACAGCAATCGACGATATGAATACGTGGAATACGAGAACGGTAAAATTTTTGGCAATAAGGGTACATGCAAAAACAGTTTAACCAAAGTCGACAGTTGGTGGCGTTGGATTTTCTGGCATTGCAGCTATTGTTTCTGTTACTGTGACAATCACAACGCAAAATCCGACCGGTATTTCAGTTTGCACGAAGTTACGTCCGACACGGCGAACAACAA AGTTGTAACGGGAATTGCATTGAAGAAAGTAAATCAGATAATACATATACAAATACAAGAAGGTCAACTATTAGAACGTGGTACCATCAATAAAACAACTGTTGCATGGAAGCCTATCAAACCATTTTCTATATTGGATAGAAATGTCAGCAATGGTGTTGACTATCATACTCTAGTATGGGAGAAGAGAGGCTTGGATCTGGACGATTTAATGGCAGATCAAAATCACCTTGTGACAG GTCTTAAGTTTCGAACAATTGGATCTCGATTGAATCTAGAAATACAGGTGACACCGTTCAACTTCACGACAGGGGAATTGATGCAGCCATCTATAAACAGTTTCTGGATAAGCAACGATGCTACCGACAG GGCGGAATTGCAGTTGAAAAATCCTGATATACCAACGCGAATGCAACTGCCGTCATTGCCGGACTCGAAGAAAGATCAGTACGTGAATTTTGCGCCCAGCGATAGACAGATGGATGCTGCACAAAATACAATACCATTTATCGATATTCAACCGGTGGAATCGAAACCACCGGTTCCATTGGCGGGTGCCGGAGTTTTTCACAAAGGCAGATCGGGATCAGGAGGCTTTGTGGCTATGAAACTAATTACGTACGACTTCGCGCCGCATTTGACGGTTGATTTGCCACCGTCGCCGCCAGTTATTAATTCTCTCCCGTTAAGTGAAATAGCTGTAGCATGA